In Streptomyces sp. NBC_00878, a single window of DNA contains:
- a CDS encoding MFS transporter has protein sequence MASLVPLQLLLPQQLEIIDPASKVHSFAVVNALAGLVSLLALPVCGALCDRSRSRFGRRRLWLAGGALWFAAGLAITGEQTTVTGMTLAWSASMLGLSAATAGLTAMIADRVPVGQRGLVSSAIYGPQALGVVTGIALVSVLALSPASGYLVIAALLIVCAVPFLTRFRDTSYEYDAEPALSLRTLLTAMGRSLRNRDFAWAFGGRLLVNLANSLGVCYTLYFLTDDLLVPDPAGSLLACTALYLVAGVLASSVAGVLSDRLGRRRIFVALAALLQAASGFLLASFPNLGITLVASAVMGAGFGAYMAVDQALITQVLPDAESRAQDLGVMNIAAVVPPSLAPLIASFLITSDRGYPLLFSCVGVAATVGVLLVYRVRSVR, from the coding sequence ATGGCGAGTCTCGTCCCCCTTCAGCTGCTGCTGCCCCAGCAGTTGGAGATCATCGATCCGGCGTCCAAGGTCCACAGTTTCGCCGTCGTCAACGCCCTCGCCGGACTGGTCTCGCTGCTCGCCCTCCCGGTCTGCGGGGCGCTGTGCGACCGCTCCCGAAGCCGTTTCGGACGCAGAAGGCTCTGGCTCGCGGGCGGCGCGCTGTGGTTCGCGGCGGGGCTGGCGATCACCGGGGAGCAGACGACCGTGACGGGCATGACCCTCGCGTGGTCGGCGAGCATGCTCGGTCTCAGCGCCGCAACTGCCGGGCTGACCGCCATGATCGCCGACCGCGTCCCCGTCGGCCAGCGCGGTCTGGTGTCCAGCGCGATCTACGGCCCCCAGGCGCTCGGCGTGGTGACCGGCATCGCCCTCGTCTCCGTACTCGCGCTGTCCCCTGCGAGCGGCTACCTCGTCATCGCGGCCCTGCTGATCGTCTGTGCCGTACCGTTCCTCACGCGCTTCCGTGACACCTCGTACGAGTACGACGCCGAGCCCGCGCTGAGTCTGCGTACGCTGCTCACCGCCATGGGCCGCTCGCTCAGGAACCGCGACTTCGCCTGGGCGTTCGGCGGGCGGCTCCTGGTCAACCTGGCGAACTCCCTGGGCGTCTGCTACACGCTCTACTTCCTGACCGACGACCTGTTGGTCCCCGATCCGGCCGGCAGCCTTCTCGCCTGCACGGCCCTCTACCTCGTGGCCGGGGTCCTGGCGAGCTCCGTCGCCGGCGTGCTGTCCGACCGCCTCGGCAGACGACGGATCTTCGTCGCGCTGGCAGCGCTGCTCCAGGCGGCCTCGGGTTTCCTCCTGGCGAGCTTTCCCAACCTCGGCATCACGCTGGTGGCGTCAGCCGTCATGGGCGCGGGTTTCGGTGCGTACATGGCCGTCGACCAGGCGCTGATCACCCAGGTCCTGCCCGATGCCGAGAGCCGGGCCCAGGACCTCGGCGTCATGAACATCGCCGCGGTCGTCCCGCCCTCGCTGGCCCCTCTGATCGCCAGCTTCCTCATCACCTCCGACCGCGGCTATCCGCTCCTGTTCTCGTGCGTGGGCGTGGCCGCGACCGTGGGGGTGCTGCTCGTGTACCGCGTTCGGTCCGTCAGATAG
- a CDS encoding amino acid deaminase/aldolase — MIQLNRATEHLDPPFAVVDLDAFDANAAELAHRAAGRATIRLASKSVRSRELIGRAARREGYRGILAFTLPEALWLAEDHEDVVIGYPTTDRTALKRLASDERAASRITLMIDSIGQLDFVDEVVGASRPDIRVCIDLDASLELAGGRIHLGPYRSPVHSPRQAAALARAIQDRPGFRLAGLMSYEGQIAGLGDNQPGSLLRRAAIRAMQRLSAAELADRRAAVIAAVEAVAPLEFVNGGGTGSIEQTSAEHVITEIGAGSGLYGPGLFDFYRRFRPRPAAFFVMSVVRRPSPRIATVLGGGWIASGATGLDRQPTLTWPHGLRTNPREGAGEVQTPVLGTAAHGLRLGDHVWFRHAKAGELCERVNTLHLVSGTEIVDEVATYRGEGHAFL, encoded by the coding sequence ATGATCCAGCTGAACAGGGCGACCGAGCACCTGGACCCGCCGTTCGCCGTGGTGGACCTGGACGCCTTCGACGCCAACGCCGCGGAGCTGGCCCACCGGGCGGCGGGCCGGGCGACCATCCGCCTGGCCAGCAAGTCGGTCCGCAGCCGCGAGCTGATCGGGCGTGCCGCCCGCCGTGAGGGATATCGGGGAATCCTCGCCTTCACCCTGCCCGAGGCCCTGTGGCTGGCCGAGGACCACGAGGACGTGGTGATCGGCTATCCGACGACGGACCGCACCGCGCTGAAGCGGCTCGCCTCGGACGAGCGCGCGGCCTCGCGCATCACCCTCATGATCGACTCGATCGGCCAGTTGGACTTCGTCGACGAGGTGGTGGGCGCCTCCCGCCCCGACATCCGCGTCTGCATCGATCTGGACGCCTCGCTGGAACTGGCCGGAGGCCGCATCCACCTGGGCCCGTACCGCTCGCCCGTGCACTCCCCCCGCCAGGCCGCCGCGCTCGCCCGCGCCATCCAGGACCGACCCGGATTCCGGCTGGCCGGGCTCATGTCCTACGAAGGCCAGATCGCCGGTCTGGGCGACAACCAACCCGGCTCGCTGCTCAGGCGGGCCGCGATCCGCGCCATGCAGCGCCTCTCCGCCGCCGAACTGGCCGACCGGCGCGCGGCGGTCATAGCCGCCGTCGAAGCCGTGGCCCCGCTGGAATTCGTCAACGGCGGCGGTACGGGCTCCATCGAGCAGACCTCCGCCGAACACGTCATCACCGAGATCGGTGCCGGATCGGGGCTCTACGGGCCCGGACTCTTCGACTTCTACCGGCGCTTCCGCCCTCGGCCCGCGGCCTTCTTCGTCATGTCCGTCGTACGCCGCCCGAGCCCCAGGATCGCCACCGTGCTCGGCGGCGGCTGGATCGCCTCCGGCGCGACCGGCCTCGACCGCCAGCCCACCCTGACCTGGCCGCACGGCCTGCGTACGAACCCACGCGAGGGGGCCGGCGAAGTCCAGACACCGGTCCTGGGCACCGCCGCGCACGGACTGCGGCTCGGCGACCACGTGTGGTTCCGGCACGCCAAGGCCGGCGAACTGTGCGAACGCGTCAACACACTCCACCTGGTGTCCGGCACGGAGATCGTCGACGAGGTCGCGACCTACCGGGGCGAGGGACACGCCTTCCTGTAG
- a CDS encoding SDR family oxidoreductase yields MTGAAGGIGAAIAELAITRGHRVLLTDVDEDAVLARAHALGERAAAHALDIRSPADWSTAFDAAQARFGVVDVLVNNAGITHTGLARDLRPQQHRDIVEINLLGTITGVCTALERMTAQGHGHLINVCSMTSFLPLPGYATYGATKHGLRAFHHSVAIEERDGPLDFTIVHPPSTRTGMLDQEMADPSAAIAFAEKSYAPEQIAKVVVDAMTAKPVEVVFPPLAGRLQRVVGVFPRLMRRVIPIVEAQGRRRREKLRSAQEIPASGN; encoded by the coding sequence GTGACCGGCGCCGCCGGTGGCATCGGAGCCGCCATCGCGGAACTGGCGATCACGCGCGGCCACCGCGTCCTGCTGACCGACGTGGACGAGGACGCAGTCCTGGCCCGAGCCCACGCCCTGGGCGAGCGAGCCGCCGCCCACGCCCTGGACATTCGCAGTCCCGCGGACTGGAGCACGGCGTTCGACGCGGCTCAGGCACGCTTCGGGGTCGTCGACGTGCTGGTCAACAACGCCGGCATCACCCACACCGGACTCGCCCGCGATCTCCGCCCCCAGCAGCACCGCGACATCGTCGAGATCAACCTGCTCGGCACCATCACCGGGGTCTGCACGGCGCTGGAGCGCATGACCGCGCAGGGCCACGGTCACCTCATCAACGTCTGCAGCATGACGTCGTTCCTGCCGCTGCCCGGATACGCCACCTACGGCGCCACGAAGCACGGCCTCCGGGCCTTTCACCACAGCGTCGCGATCGAAGAGCGCGACGGACCGCTGGACTTCACGATCGTCCATCCGCCGTCCACCCGGACCGGCATGCTCGACCAGGAGATGGCCGACCCCTCCGCCGCCATCGCCTTCGCGGAGAAGTCCTACGCCCCGGAGCAGATCGCCAAGGTCGTCGTGGACGCCATGACCGCCAAGCCGGTCGAAGTGGTGTTCCCGCCGCTCGCCGGCCGCTTGCAGCGGGTCGTCGGAGTCTTCCCCCGGCTGATGCGCCGCGTCATCCCCATCGTCGAGGCCCAAGGCCGACGCCGACGCGAGAAGCTGCGCTCCGCTCAGGAGATCCCGGCATCCGGGAACTGA
- a CDS encoding SMP-30/gluconolactonase/LRE family protein: MNGRTKRTASVALSGLGVPESLRWHLGALWFSDLAHGTVHRWDGTEEPETVIEVPGRAGGLGWLPDGRLLVVSMDGGRVHRLEAGGELVEHADLRHIVGGPVNDMLVDPEGRAYVGNFGFDYHAHSREHPNSMLYAPPGPPRAPIACLAPDGSLLGLTEPLLFPNGTLLSADGRSLIVAETLAMRLTAFSRNPDGSLTRPEPWAPLISPLLWRLVNHPGTAGRITRRISALLDHPAVSKRSSSPIAPDGIAWDADGTSIWVANALRGECVRVARGGRLLDRVATSQNTLSCLMAGHDGRTLFAATVPTDDPVRAAELNGGRIEMVRL; encoded by the coding sequence ATGAACGGTCGGACGAAAAGGACGGCGTCGGTCGCACTGAGCGGTCTGGGCGTTCCCGAGTCCCTGCGCTGGCACCTAGGCGCCTTGTGGTTCTCTGATCTCGCGCACGGCACGGTGCACCGATGGGACGGCACCGAGGAGCCGGAGACGGTGATCGAGGTCCCCGGCCGGGCCGGCGGGCTCGGCTGGCTTCCCGACGGCCGCCTGCTCGTCGTGTCCATGGACGGGGGCCGCGTCCACCGCCTGGAGGCCGGGGGTGAACTGGTCGAACACGCCGATCTGCGCCACATCGTCGGCGGCCCGGTCAACGACATGCTCGTCGACCCCGAGGGGCGCGCCTACGTCGGCAACTTCGGGTTCGACTACCACGCCCACTCCCGCGAGCACCCGAACTCCATGCTCTACGCGCCCCCCGGCCCCCCGAGAGCTCCGATCGCCTGCCTGGCGCCGGACGGAAGCCTGCTCGGGCTGACGGAACCGCTGCTCTTCCCGAACGGGACCCTGCTCAGCGCGGACGGCAGGAGCCTGATCGTGGCCGAGACCCTGGCCATGCGGCTCACCGCCTTCTCCAGGAACCCCGACGGCTCCCTCACGCGCCCGGAACCGTGGGCGCCCCTGATCTCACCGCTCCTGTGGCGCCTCGTGAACCACCCGGGGACGGCCGGCCGCATCACCCGCAGGATCTCGGCGCTCCTGGACCACCCGGCCGTGTCGAAGCGCTCCTCGTCCCCGATCGCACCGGACGGCATCGCATGGGACGCCGACGGCACGTCCATCTGGGTCGCGAACGCCCTCCGAGGCGAATGCGTGCGCGTGGCCCGCGGCGGCCGCCTCCTCGACCGGGTCGCCACGAGCCAGAACACCCTGAGCTGCCTGATGGCCGGACACGACGGCCGCACCCTCTTCGCCGCCACTGTCCCGACGGACGACCCCGTCCGCGCCGCCGAGCTCAACGGTGGCCGCATCGAGATGGTGCGGCTGTAA
- a CDS encoding aldehyde dehydrogenase family protein encodes MTGGPPTAARIAVDNPATGAVVGEVSDTSAEEVAQAVERARRAQKDWAELDTRARAEFFARGRRWLLAHRQEIADLIVEENGKAEEDAIVEIVYCASAFAYWAKQARGLLATTKIRSLSPFVLGRGMYTRRVPRGVVGVIGPWNNPLLNSFGDAIPALAAGNAVVLKPSEQTPLTALLMARMAHECGWPEDVFQVVTGAGATGSAVVDTVDFVMFTGSTRTGRLVAARAGERLIPCSLELGGKDALVVLADASLERAVSVTIQGALSNGGQMCTSVERVYVEEPVYDAYISLLRERFQQVTSGRPAGLGSVDVGAVTFPPQLAVIEDHVGDAVRKGARVLVGGQAAEGPGRFFAPTLLVDVDHSMKCMREETFGPTLPVMKVADAEEALRLVNDSEYGLQASIIGSDLKRARRLAERFEAGCVTINDAQTNYMALGLPMGGWKESGLGVRHGAEGFLKYTRLQAISANRFPMRRDMHMIPYEPSAYRFILRLVDVMYGAGLRGPRGRAK; translated from the coding sequence ATGACAGGCGGCCCCCCGACGGCCGCACGTATCGCGGTGGACAACCCCGCCACCGGAGCGGTGGTCGGCGAGGTGTCCGACACGTCCGCGGAAGAGGTGGCGCAGGCGGTGGAGCGCGCCCGGCGGGCGCAGAAGGACTGGGCCGAGTTGGACACCCGTGCCCGCGCCGAGTTCTTCGCGCGTGGCCGCCGCTGGCTCCTGGCCCACCGGCAGGAGATCGCCGACCTCATCGTCGAGGAGAACGGCAAGGCGGAAGAGGACGCGATCGTCGAGATCGTCTACTGCGCCAGTGCCTTCGCCTACTGGGCGAAGCAGGCCCGCGGCCTTCTCGCCACCACGAAAATCCGCTCCCTCTCGCCGTTCGTCCTCGGCCGCGGCATGTACACGCGCCGGGTGCCGCGAGGTGTCGTCGGGGTCATCGGCCCGTGGAACAACCCGTTGCTCAACTCCTTCGGCGACGCCATCCCCGCTCTCGCCGCGGGCAACGCGGTCGTCCTGAAGCCTTCCGAACAGACGCCGTTGACCGCGCTGCTCATGGCGCGGATGGCCCATGAGTGCGGCTGGCCCGAGGACGTCTTCCAGGTCGTCACCGGCGCGGGGGCCACCGGCAGCGCGGTCGTGGACACCGTGGACTTCGTGATGTTCACCGGATCGACCAGGACCGGCCGCCTGGTCGCGGCCCGCGCGGGCGAGCGTCTCATCCCCTGCTCACTGGAGCTCGGCGGCAAGGACGCCCTGGTCGTCCTCGCCGACGCCTCCCTGGAGCGGGCCGTCAGCGTCACGATCCAGGGGGCCCTGTCCAACGGAGGTCAGATGTGCACCTCGGTGGAGCGGGTCTACGTCGAGGAGCCGGTGTACGACGCGTACATCAGCCTGCTGCGTGAACGGTTCCAGCAGGTCACCTCGGGCAGGCCGGCCGGACTCGGCAGTGTCGACGTGGGTGCCGTCACCTTCCCTCCCCAGCTGGCGGTCATCGAGGACCACGTCGGCGACGCCGTGCGCAAGGGCGCCCGCGTACTTGTCGGAGGGCAGGCGGCCGAAGGACCCGGCCGGTTCTTCGCACCCACGCTGCTCGTCGACGTCGACCACAGCATGAAGTGCATGCGCGAGGAGACCTTCGGCCCCACGCTGCCCGTGATGAAGGTCGCCGATGCCGAGGAAGCGCTCCGGCTGGTCAATGACAGTGAGTACGGGCTTCAGGCCTCGATCATCGGGTCGGACCTGAAGCGCGCCCGCCGCCTCGCCGAACGGTTCGAGGCCGGCTGCGTCACCATCAACGACGCCCAGACCAACTACATGGCCCTCGGTCTGCCGATGGGCGGCTGGAAGGAATCGGGCCTCGGAGTCCGCCACGGAGCCGAGGGATTCCTCAAGTACACGAGGCTCCAGGCCATCAGCGCCAACCGGTTCCCGATGCGCCGCGACATGCACATGATCCCGTACGAGCCCTCGGCCTACCGGTTCATCCTCCGCCTGGTGGACGTCATGTACGGGGCCGGCCTGCGCGGGCCGCGTGGCCGGGCCAAGTAG
- a CDS encoding class II aldolase/adducin family protein, translated as MSTTSEVPAHASVATLPEGVYLPLPQQNLSFEQEREVRKQELAAAFRLFARFGFSEGVAGHITARDSENPSAFWVNPFGMSFSQISVSDLILVDHDGTLLEGRRPVNNAAFCIHSEVHRARPDAVAAAHTHSVHGKAFSSLGVPLQPITQDACAFYEDHGIYADYRGVVNDTEEGRRIGAALGDGKAVVLRNHGLLTVGSSVAEAAWYFITMERSCQAQLLAMAAGEPHLIDPETARMVRDQISGALPGWFQFRPLWDQITAEEPDLFQ; from the coding sequence ATGTCAACGACCTCCGAGGTGCCCGCGCATGCTTCCGTCGCCACCCTGCCCGAAGGCGTCTACCTGCCGCTTCCCCAGCAGAACCTGAGCTTCGAGCAGGAGCGCGAGGTCCGGAAGCAGGAACTCGCCGCCGCCTTCCGGCTGTTCGCCCGCTTCGGCTTCTCCGAAGGAGTGGCCGGACACATCACGGCCCGTGACTCCGAGAACCCGTCGGCCTTCTGGGTCAACCCGTTCGGCATGTCGTTCAGCCAGATCAGCGTCTCCGACCTGATCCTCGTCGACCACGACGGCACGCTCCTGGAAGGCAGGCGCCCGGTGAACAACGCCGCGTTCTGCATCCACTCCGAGGTGCACCGGGCCAGGCCCGACGCGGTCGCGGCGGCGCACACCCACTCCGTGCACGGCAAGGCCTTCTCCAGCCTCGGCGTCCCGCTGCAGCCGATCACCCAGGACGCCTGCGCCTTCTACGAGGACCACGGCATCTACGCGGACTACCGGGGCGTGGTGAACGACACCGAGGAGGGCCGGCGCATCGGCGCGGCCCTGGGTGACGGCAAGGCCGTCGTCCTGCGGAACCACGGACTGCTCACGGTCGGGTCGTCCGTCGCCGAGGCCGCCTGGTACTTCATCACGATGGAGCGTTCCTGCCAGGCGCAGCTGCTGGCCATGGCCGCCGGAGAGCCGCACCTCATCGACCCCGAGACGGCACGGATGGTCCGTGACCAGATCTCCGGTGCGCTGCCGGGCTGGTTCCAGTTCCGTCCGCTCTGGGATCAGATCACGGCGGAAGAGCCCGATCTGTTCCAGTAG
- a CDS encoding TetR/AcrR family transcriptional regulator — translation MAAKDRREELIAAGFRVMIRDGVTKATTRAIVNEAKMPLGVFHYCFKSREELLQEVLTRFTDNTVAAARKTFEGEGDLGSRITKSLSAFWGTVELSPGEHQVSYELTHYALRQAGFEDLARRQYQHYREVHQELLEEAAKAADIEWAVPVPVLARYLNAVLDGVTLNWLVDRDSEHSREVLRLTGDHLLTLARERTRPTAEPNPATAEPSPAS, via the coding sequence ATGGCAGCGAAGGACCGGCGCGAAGAGCTGATCGCGGCGGGGTTTCGGGTGATGATCCGCGACGGAGTCACGAAGGCGACCACGCGCGCGATCGTCAACGAGGCCAAAATGCCGCTGGGCGTCTTCCACTACTGCTTCAAGTCGCGTGAAGAGCTGCTTCAGGAAGTCCTCACCCGCTTTACCGACAACACGGTGGCCGCCGCGCGGAAGACGTTCGAGGGGGAGGGCGACCTCGGATCGCGTATCACCAAGAGCCTGAGCGCCTTCTGGGGCACTGTCGAGCTCAGTCCGGGAGAGCACCAGGTCAGCTATGAACTGACGCACTACGCCCTGCGCCAGGCCGGGTTCGAGGATCTGGCCCGACGTCAGTACCAGCACTACCGGGAAGTCCACCAAGAGCTCCTGGAGGAGGCCGCCAAGGCCGCGGACATCGAGTGGGCCGTGCCCGTTCCGGTGCTGGCCCGCTATCTCAACGCGGTGCTCGACGGCGTCACCCTGAACTGGCTGGTCGACCGCGACAGCGAGCACAGTCGCGAGGTCCTGCGGCTGACGGGCGACCACCTCTTGACGCTGGCCCGCGAGCGGACCCGGCCGACGGCAGAGCCGAACCCTGCGACAGCGGAGCCGAGCCCGGCGTCGTAG
- a CDS encoding epimerase: MKVILFGATGMVGQGVLRECLRDAAVESVLVVGRTPVGVSHPKLSEVVRADLMELGEVEGELSGYDACFFCLGVSSVGMKEDAYRRITYDLTLEVARSLGRWNPGLTFCYVSGQGTDASGRGRVMWARVKGETENALLALDGVDAYMFRPGLIQPLHGVRSKTRLYQAIYSVTGFLLPVLRKLAPRRITTTEQVGLAMIVVARDGAAERVLETDGINQTAAAG; encoded by the coding sequence ATGAAGGTGATTCTTTTCGGGGCGACCGGAATGGTCGGGCAAGGGGTTCTGCGGGAGTGCCTGCGGGACGCGGCGGTCGAGAGCGTGCTGGTGGTCGGGCGGACACCCGTCGGGGTCTCGCATCCGAAGCTGAGTGAGGTCGTACGGGCGGACCTCATGGAACTCGGCGAGGTCGAGGGCGAACTCTCCGGATACGACGCCTGCTTCTTCTGCCTCGGGGTTTCGTCGGTGGGTATGAAGGAGGACGCTTACCGGAGGATCACGTACGACCTCACGCTTGAGGTGGCACGTTCCCTGGGCCGCTGGAATCCGGGGCTGACCTTCTGTTACGTGTCCGGGCAGGGGACCGACGCCTCCGGGCGGGGGCGTGTGATGTGGGCGCGGGTCAAGGGGGAGACGGAGAACGCGCTGCTCGCGTTGGACGGTGTGGACGCGTACATGTTCCGGCCGGGGCTCATCCAGCCGCTGCACGGAGTCCGGTCGAAGACCCGGTTGTACCAGGCGATCTACTCGGTGACCGGGTTCCTGCTGCCCGTCCTGCGGAAGCTGGCGCCCCGGCGGATCACCACGACCGAACAGGTGGGCCTGGCGATGATCGTGGTGGCCCGGGACGGAGCGGCGGAGCGGGTGCTGGAGACGGACGGGATCAACCAGACAGCGGCGGCCGGGTAG
- a CDS encoding DUF2252 domain-containing protein, with translation MFVLDVRARGKAVQVSETDGAVAEAARVRAVRGFARWPGEGSPKEDGKALRGRVPRGAHASFDTNGDRPDAVTAVDASNHGRIPGLTPIRVGRMAATPFAFLRGSAGLMAYDLARTPLTGIGAQICGDAHAANFGLYGDARGGLVIDLNDFDETVHGPWEWDLKRLTTSLVLAAREAGADEDTCRKAAYFATGSYRRTMRLLAKLPVLDAWNAIADEELVSHTDAHDLLGTLERVSEKARGNTSGRFAAKSTEVVEGGGRRFVDAPPVLRRVPDEEAVAVALSLEDYLATLSEDRLPLLARYAVHDVAFRVVGTGSVGTRSYVVLLLDHRGEALVLQVKEARASVLVPHLETAGLAVPEVAHEGRRVVLGQKRMQVVSDILLGWTTVEGRPFQVRQFRNRKGSVDPAALAADQIDDYARMTGALLARAHAHSADPRLIAGYCGKSEELDEAVAAFSVAYADRTEADHTALVAAVRAGRIVAELGV, from the coding sequence ATGTTCGTGCTTGATGTTCGTGCGCGGGGGAAGGCGGTTCAGGTGAGCGAGACCGATGGTGCGGTGGCCGAGGCGGCAAGGGTTCGGGCAGTGCGCGGGTTCGCGCGGTGGCCCGGTGAGGGCTCGCCCAAGGAGGACGGGAAGGCACTGCGAGGGCGCGTCCCGCGCGGCGCGCACGCCTCCTTCGACACGAACGGCGACCGACCGGACGCGGTGACCGCGGTCGATGCGTCCAACCACGGCCGCATCCCCGGGCTCACGCCGATACGGGTCGGCCGGATGGCGGCCACCCCCTTCGCCTTCCTGCGCGGTTCGGCCGGACTCATGGCGTACGACCTGGCGCGCACCCCCCTGACCGGCATCGGCGCCCAGATCTGCGGCGACGCGCACGCGGCGAACTTCGGTCTGTACGGGGACGCGCGCGGCGGCCTCGTCATCGACTTGAACGACTTCGACGAAACGGTGCACGGGCCGTGGGAGTGGGACCTCAAGCGCCTCACGACCTCGCTGGTGCTCGCCGCCCGGGAGGCGGGTGCGGACGAGGACACCTGCCGCAAGGCGGCGTACTTCGCGACCGGTTCGTACCGGCGCACCATGCGGCTGCTCGCCAAGCTCCCGGTCCTGGACGCGTGGAACGCGATCGCGGACGAGGAGTTGGTCTCGCACACCGACGCCCACGACCTGCTCGGCACGCTGGAGCGGGTCTCGGAGAAGGCGCGGGGCAACACCAGCGGGCGATTCGCGGCCAAGTCGACGGAGGTCGTGGAGGGCGGCGGGCGCCGGTTCGTCGATGCCCCGCCGGTGCTGCGGCGCGTTCCGGACGAGGAGGCCGTCGCGGTCGCGCTGTCGCTGGAGGACTATCTGGCCACGCTCTCCGAGGACCGCCTCCCACTCCTCGCGCGGTACGCGGTGCACGACGTGGCGTTCCGCGTGGTCGGCACGGGCAGTGTGGGCACGCGCTCGTATGTGGTGCTGCTTCTCGACCACCGCGGTGAGGCCCTCGTCCTCCAGGTGAAGGAGGCCCGTGCGTCCGTCCTGGTGCCGCATCTGGAGACGGCCGGCCTCGCGGTGCCGGAGGTCGCGCACGAGGGCCGCCGGGTCGTCCTCGGCCAGAAGCGCATGCAGGTCGTCAGCGACATCCTCCTCGGCTGGACGACGGTCGAGGGGCGCCCCTTCCAGGTGCGGCAGTTCCGCAACCGCAAGGGCAGCGTCGATCCCGCGGCGCTGGCCGCGGACCAGATCGACGACTACGCCCGGATGACGGGGGCCCTGCTGGCACGGGCGCACGCGCACAGCGCCGATCCACGGCTCATCGCGGGGTACTGCGGCAAGAGCGAGGAACTGGACGAGGCGGTCGCCGCCTTCTCGGTGGCGTACGCGGACCGGACCGAGGCGGACCACACGGCGCTGGTGGCGGCCGTGCGAGCGGGACGGATCGTGGCGGAGCTGGGGGTTTGA
- a CDS encoding J domain-containing protein: MGDTSVGDTSAGDASAGGAGGEGQEQEQARPEERLERAVRAAEQALIEFEIAVETFRVEVENFSRLHHQKLGPMYSRLDELEAQIAEARAASTGDPEDVLKAQEARARVMPMPGIEELFHDWLDSDGLSPEAAAMLTEQPVRPPQRVRPSDEARKLYRELVRKAHPDLAQDDTERARRDEFISRVNAAYGRGDEALLRELSEEWAAGPVSEEWRPSRSEELYARLEWLAQRKELLALVARDLEESAIGAMLKIAPDDPDRLLEEIAEQLLTQVSEREAELAGLLGSGA; the protein is encoded by the coding sequence GTGGGTGACACGTCCGTGGGTGACACGTCCGCGGGTGACGCGTCCGCGGGTGGTGCCGGCGGTGAAGGGCAGGAGCAGGAGCAGGCGCGGCCCGAGGAGCGGCTGGAGCGGGCCGTGCGGGCGGCCGAGCAGGCGTTGATCGAGTTCGAGATCGCGGTGGAGACCTTCCGGGTCGAGGTGGAGAACTTCTCCCGGCTGCACCACCAGAAACTCGGGCCGATGTACTCGCGGCTCGACGAGTTGGAGGCGCAGATCGCCGAGGCGCGGGCCGCGAGCACCGGCGACCCGGAGGACGTGCTCAAGGCACAGGAGGCGCGTGCCCGTGTCATGCCGATGCCGGGGATCGAGGAGTTGTTCCACGACTGGCTCGACTCGGACGGGCTGTCCCCGGAGGCGGCGGCCATGCTGACCGAGCAGCCGGTACGGCCGCCGCAGCGGGTCCGGCCGAGCGACGAGGCCCGCAAGCTCTACCGGGAGCTGGTCCGCAAGGCGCACCCCGACCTGGCGCAGGACGACACGGAGCGCGCGCGGCGCGACGAGTTCATCTCCCGGGTCAACGCGGCGTACGGCCGTGGGGACGAGGCCCTGCTCCGGGAGCTGTCCGAGGAGTGGGCCGCCGGTCCCGTGTCCGAGGAGTGGCGCCCGAGCCGCAGCGAGGAGCTCTACGCACGCCTCGAATGGCTCGCCCAGCGCAAGGAATTGCTTGCCCTCGTGGCCCGCGACCTGGAGGAGAGCGCGATCGGCGCGATGCTCAAGATCGCGCCGGACGATCCCGACCGGCTGCTGGAGGAGATCGCCGAGCAGCTGCTGACGCAGGTGAGCGAGCGGGAGGCCGAGCTGGCGGGCCTGCTCGGCAGCGGCGCCTGA
- a CDS encoding rhodanese-like domain-containing protein, which produces MPTVEVVDLADGDFLLDVREDDEWQAGHAEGALHIPISDFVARYGELTEAAPQDGRVHVICRSGGRSAQVAMYLVQQGVDAVNVDGGMQVWAAAGRPVVNAEGQSGFVL; this is translated from the coding sequence GTGCCCACGGTCGAGGTCGTGGATCTCGCGGACGGTGACTTCCTGCTGGACGTCCGGGAGGACGACGAGTGGCAGGCGGGTCACGCCGAAGGGGCACTGCACATCCCCATCAGTGATTTCGTCGCACGCTACGGCGAGCTGACCGAGGCGGCGCCGCAGGACGGCAGGGTCCATGTGATCTGCCGCTCCGGTGGCCGTTCGGCACAGGTCGCGATGTACCTGGTCCAGCAGGGCGTCGACGCGGTGAACGTCGACGGCGGCATGCAGGTCTGGGCGGCCGCGGGCCGTCCTGTGGTGAACGCGGAGGGGCAGTCGGGGTTCGTGCTTTAG